A stretch of the Arachis stenosperma cultivar V10309 chromosome 6, arast.V10309.gnm1.PFL2, whole genome shotgun sequence genome encodes the following:
- the LOC130935751 gene encoding elongation of fatty acids protein 3-like has translation MEIQVIETLKFYLLDHPSIIWFRWSHTQSWGSTWPFLFAAVAIYVTTTLTLHFLLNLLRCRRPVRLGPIPAIHSLMMCAVSAVIFSGMILSAAAEAKDTRWLWRRVRATPLEYFLCFPLGTRPSGRVFFWSYLFYLSRFLHFLRTFSAVLRHRKIPFFRLFHHSMLLIMSFLWLEFSQSFQVLAILFSTLVYTMVYGYRFLEEIGLGCKEGFCFRMSGQMVVLGFNLVCHVGVICLHFLRGGCNGIGAWVFNSVLNAALLFLFFKSHVKHKKC, from the coding sequence ATGGAAATTCAGGTAATAGAGACCTTGAAATTCTACCTACTAGACCACCCTTCCATAATATGGTTCCGATGGAGCCACACCCAATCATGGGGCTCCACGTGGCCATTTCTATTTGCGGCCGTCGCCATCTATGTTACTACTACACTTACCCTGCATTTCCTACTAAATCTTCTCCGGTGCCGCCGCCCCGTCCGCCTCGGCCCCATCCCCGCCATCCACAGCCTCATGATGTGTGCCGTCTCGGCCGTGATCTTCTCCGGGATGATCCTCTCGGCCGCAGCCGAAGCTAAGGACACGCGCTGGCTCTGGAGGCGCGTGAGAGCCACCCCTTTAGAGTACTTCCTTTGCTTCCCACTAGGAACGCGCCCCTCCGGGCGCGTGTTCTTCTGGTCCTACCTTTTCTACCTCTCCCGCTTCCTCCACTTCCTTAGAACCTTCTCCGCCGTCCTCCGGCACCGGAAAATCCCCTTCTTCCGACTGTTCCACCACTCCATGCTCCTGATCATGTCGTTCTTGTGGCTTGAATTCTCACAATCTTTTCAAGTCCTTGCAATATTGTTCTCCACTTTGGTGTACACCATGGTTTATGGTTATAGGTTtttggaagaaataggtttaggtTGCAAAGAAGGGTTTTGTTTCAGAATGAGTGGCCAAATGGTGGTTTTGGGATTCAACTTGGTTTGCCATGTTGGTGTGATATGTTTGCATTTCTTGAGAGGTGGGTGTAATGGAATTGGAGCTTGGGTCTTCAATTCGGTGCTTAATGCtgctcttcttttcttgttcttcaaGTCCCATGTGAAGCATAAAAAatgctaa